One part of the Ursus arctos isolate Adak ecotype North America unplaced genomic scaffold, UrsArc2.0 scaffold_16, whole genome shotgun sequence genome encodes these proteins:
- the MOCS3 gene encoding adenylyltransferase and sulfurtransferase MOCS3, whose translation MASREEVLALQAEVVRREEELSSLKQRLAAAVLAEQEPERLVPVSPLPPKAALSRDEILRYSRQLVLPELGVHGQLRLATASVLVVGCGGLGCPLAQYLAAAGVGRLGLVDYDVVEMSNLARQVLHGEALAGQAKVFSAAASLRRLNSAVECVPYAQVLTPATALDLVRRYDVVADCSDNVPTRYLVNDACVLAGRPLVSASALRFEGQITVYHYDGGPCYRCIFPQPPPAETVTNCADGGVLGVVTGVLGCLQALEVLKIAAGLGPSYSRSLLIFDALRGQFRCIQLRSRRPDCAACGERPTVTDLQDYEAFCGSSATDKCRSLQLLSPEERVSVTDYKRLLDSGSPHLLLDVRPQVEVDICRLPHALHIPLKHLERRDVQSLELLGEAIREGRQGTQEGAAFPVYVICKLGNDSQKAVKILQSLTAVQDLESLTVQDVVGGLMAWAAKVDGTFPQY comes from the coding sequence ATGGCTTCCAGGGAGGAGGTGCTTGCCTTGCAGGCTGAAGTTGTCCGGCGTGAGGAAGAGCTAAGTTCTCTGAAACAGAGGCTGGCGGCGGCTGTTTTGGCGGAGCAGGAGCCAGAGCGGTTGGTTCCGGTGTCGCCCCTGCCGCCGAAGGCCGCCCTGTCGCGAGATGAGATTTTGCGTTATAGCCGGCAGCTAGTGCTGCCTGAGCTGGGCGTGCACGGACAGCTGCGCCTGGCCACCGCGTCCGTGCTAGTCGTGGGCTGCGGTGGGCTCGGCTGTCCTCTGGCGCAGTACCTGGCAGCGGCCGGCGTAGGCCGCCTCGGCCTCGTGGACTACGACGTCGTAGAAATGAGCAATTTGGCCCGCCAGGTGCTGCATGGCGAGGCGCTTGCCGGCCAAGCCAAGGTCTTTTCGGCCGCCGCCTCGCTGCGCCGCCTCAATTCTGCGGTGGAGTGCGTGCCCTATGCTCAGGTGCTTACGCCAGCCACGGCGCTAGACTTAGTCCGCCGCTATGACGTGGTGGCTGACTGCTCTGACAACGTGCCCACTCGCTACCTGGTTAACGACGCATGTGTGCTTGCCGGCCGGCCTCTCGTGTCGGCCAGCGCCTTGCGCTTTGAGGGCCAGATCACAGTGTACCACTATGACGGCGGGCCTTGCTATCGCTGCATattcccccaaccacctccaGCGGAGACAGTGACCAACTGCGCGGATGGCGGGGTGCTCGGTGTCGTCACTGGGGTCCTGGGCTGCTTGCAGGCACTGGAAGTGTTGAAGATCGCAGCTGGTCTGGGTCCGTCTTACAGTCGCAGCCTGTTGATCTTTGATGCCCTCAGAGGACAGTTTCGCTGTATTCAGCTTCGGAGCCGCAGGCCTGACTGTGCGGCTTGCGGCGAGCGGCCCACTGTGACTGACCTGCAGGATTACGAGGCCTTCTGTGGCTCCTCAGCCACGGACAAGTGCCGCTCTCTGCAGTTGCTGAGCCCAGAGGAGCGAGTTTCGGTCACCGACTATAAGCGACTTCTCGATTCAGGCTCACCCCACCTGTTGCTGGACGTCAGGCCTCAAGTGGAGGTGGACATCTGTCGTTTGCCTCATGCCCTGCATATCCCTTTGAAACATTTGGAACGGAGGGATGTGCAGAGCCTGGAGCTCCTAGGAGAAGCAATCcgggaagggaggcagggcaCACAGGAAGGGGCAGCTTTCCCAGTTTATGTGATTTGCAAACTGGGCAATGACTCCCAGAAAGCAGTGAAGATCCTGCAGTCCTTGACAGCAGTCCAGGACTTAGAATCTTTAACGGTTCAGGATGTTGTGGGGGGCCTCATGGCCTGGGCTGCCAAAGTTGATGGAACATTTCCGCAGTACTAA
- the DPM1 gene encoding dolichol-phosphate mannosyltransferase subunit 1, with the protein MASEEASRSPRRSRREPEGRAPRQDKYSVLLPTYNERENLPLIVWLLVKSFSESGINYEIIIIDDGSPDGTRDVAEQLEKIYGSDKILLRPREKKLGLGTAYIHGMKHATGNYVIIMDADLSHHPKFIPEFIRKQKEGNFDIVSGTRYKGNGGVYGWDLKRKIISRGANFITQILLRPGASDLTGSFRLYRKEVLQKLIEKCVSKGYVFQMEMIVRARQLNYTIGEVPISFVDRVYGESKLGGNEIVSFLKGLLTLFATT; encoded by the exons ATGGCTTCTGAGGAAGCGAGCCGTAGTCCTCGTAGGTCTCGGCGGGAGCCGGAGGGGCGCGCCCCGCGACAGGACAAGTATTCAGTGCTTTTGCCCACCTACAACGAGCGCGAGAACCTACCGCTCATCGTATGGCTGCTGGTGAAAAGCTTCTCCGAGAG tggaaTCAATTATGAAATTATAATCATAGATGATGGAAGCCCAGATGGAACAAGAGACGTTGCTGAACAGTTGGAGAAGATCTATGGGTCAGACAAAATT CTTCTAAGACCACGGGAGAAAAAGTTAGGCCTAG gaaCTGCATATATTCACGGAATGAAACATGCCACAGGAAACTACGTAATAATTATGGATGCTGATCTCTCACACCAT cCAAAATTTATTCCTGAATTCATTAG gaagcagaaggagggTAATTTTGACATTGTCTCTGGAACTCGGTACAAAGGAAATGGAGGTGTATACGGCTgggatttgaaaagaaaaataatcag CCGCGGGGCCAATTTTATAACTCAGATTTTGCTCAGACCAGGAGCATCTGATTTAACAGGAAGTTTCAG GTTATACCGAAAAGAAGTTCTACAGAAATTGATAGAAAAATGTGTTTCTAAAGGCTATGTCTTCCAGATGGAGATGATTGTTCGGGCAAGACAGTTGAATTATACTATTGGCGAG gttCCAATATCATTTGTGGATCGTGTTTATGGTGAATCCAAGTTGGGAGGAAATGAAATAGTCTCTTTCTTGAAAGGATTATTGACTCTCTTTGCTACTACATAA